taaaatcggtggctgttaaatttttctctgagacaaaaaaattttttgtatccatcaattactaatttaaatcaatactcgtaaaatttgttaaattctcACCAATCTAAGACAAAGGAAAGAGTTTTAACAACAAAGCAGAGGACATCTTTAGTTGACAGAGGTTTTACACTTATCAGGGCATATCTatcccgcatttgtgttacatggagaggaaataCACATTATCCttgtaccactgaggatattttacgtcaacactgtggtctgTAATTTGGATGTGAAATTCATATGGACTCACCATCTCtcggattcgaacccagttcaccttaTTAGAAGGCAAATgttctattccctgagccatcagTCATTGGCGTACGCTCTAtaagatataatatttcaattttccgTAGTGTGCTACcaatccatttattttaaaactcaatacCATTTGTAAAATACACTGCCCTTATCATCAAGATCagtttttacaattgtttataacttttttaccaAATTCAATTTTCAGATCTATCACATGTCTATAATGCCttgttttgacaaaaaattagaaGCTTCCAGAAATGACTTTTTCAATGAGATTTATAACACAAGAGATGTGGATTGTGTCATCACACCAGGTATGCATCCAATTTTTGTACAATATcttgcttttttctttaatgatattttagtacaattttttaattactttttttagttgaagTTGAAGCTATGTTAGAGAcaacaaaagtaaatttgaatgaaCTATTAGCTGACAACATTGACCAAATTAAGTAAgataaacagtttttgaaattgtttttagaaatataattactgAATCTTGCTTTTTGAGTTAAAAGagagataaatgttttttagaattgtaaaatattaatagataccaagaataaaaaatcttaatttatatcataaagggcaccaaaaagaataaatatgacgtaatttattcactttgttgatgttctatttttataactatatatatataNatatatatatattcctcattgtaaataaaatcaaaaatatatgtcttaaaatcatataaaaatgcagggctaaagagaaaataagaagGGCTGGTTCGTTAATTACTCAAAGTTGAAGCTACCATTCCCCCACCTCATGACGTCATGCCACACACAGATCTTGCAAATCACAACTATAGAGGagaagaaaattgcttaaattttgagaagaaatttttccattatttagtTGTTCTCAGATGTCTCATTCTGTtgtgataaataatataaagcattcttcaaaatatggtaaacatCACAATATGCATTTCTGAAGGggcgaaaaaattttaagaaacatacatTGAGAATAGTTACTTTCagaatactataaaatttatattataattcagtacttattaaaaaaataaaaaatggacataGGTGCATTTTTGTCTAGGAAAAGTAGAGCTAGGGTGACAACTATCAGGAAATTTTTGAATCGccatttgttatatttagttgctattttttgttcgttatatttatttgctactgctatttttttcttaatagttatttatgtttttccaGATATCGCagttatatgttattttaagacctataaaatgttatttgaatattaatttaactgtgTTCCTAATTGATAAACTAGAGAATTGTTTTTCCAGCTCAGAAAACCCGTTTGAGTCAGGTGGTCTTTATACACATCCAGGAAGCACATCTGGTGGTTACTGTGAacacatatttataaatgcagtGAAAGAACTTTTTGGAGAGTCTGTTTCACATTTGGAGTTTAAGGTTTTGAGGTAAGTGAATAATGATCCCCACATTTTActacaatgaataaattttaaaaaaatcatccatCCATAGCTTTGTTACATGCTATGGTATTGAGGTTTATTCATttggttatttaatttttttgtttggttttttagcaaattttaggaattttttatgaaaatttttttgtaaattaatttatattaatcgGATTCGTTTACTTTATATGTATTCATGTACTTTTAAATACTAAGTAcaaaagtcaagcatcactggctgctatCCGTAAGCGGtgtgaccactttgatctgcCTCCGTAGGGACTGAGAGAGTGTGGTATCAGTCCTTgtcaaactgttctaccgtaaagtgctcgacctCGCTCGCAGGTCGTTGGTCTACCAAAGCAGAGGagccaccccctctgcagaggattaaaacTGTGgtgcatgtctttggatcatcctcggggatgtttcctagactgtcaccaatagcccattgcgcagctgtagtgcgacgtaaataaagtacctatctACCCTTTGGTTATGCATCACTTACCAAGATGGCAGAACTTTTTGCATGTgtctcaaaaaaaatattctattttttttatctcattagtGTGAAAACAAGTAAACTCTCACAaactaaattatgcaaaaaataaataaacttttaatcatttataagcCTCAACGTATCAGTCAGGAAATTACTGTTCATTTTCAATCTAATATCAgagagtttaaaaatagtgatttatgtttttattgaaaaatgcaaCAGATCATATAGCCCAAAGCAGATCGTTTATATAATGAAGGTTAAGAATGGTTCTATGTGCACTGTTTTTTTATGCACCatgttgtataattttataggagtaaatagaaaaaaaaaagttccttattttaatgatattctcTTTTTAGAAATCAAGATCTAAAAGAAGTTGTGTACGAGAAAGATGGCAAAACTCTGTTGAGATTTGCCATTGCTAATGGTTTCCGCAACatacaaaatattgttcaaaaactGAAGCGAGGAAAATCTCCATATCATTTTGTAGAAATTATGGCTTGTCCCTcaggtaaatttaatttaattaaaaaactgtaatttacatttatgtgttttgtttttatttgtaatgcaGTCAAGTCTCAGTAAATTGAACtcaaaaaacacaaaacatttGTTCCCATTCTTAGttcattctgattttttttctataaatatggTACAACTTGTAGACATAGTGTATCAACTCATTGTGTAGCATTTTCTctctatattaataaatagagaGAAAATGCTACACAATCTGTTTCGGGTGttcatttttacattgaaattgtattgtgcaaaaactttaaaacataaaaacttgaaattacgaaggGTTGTAGAAAAATGTCCAGGGAgtacaatggaataaaaaatagaactttcATTGTTTgcttgagaaaaattaaattttaaatttgtagtctCTCCAGGCTACAGAAAGGCAatttcatagttgaaatttgagGTATTGAAGgagttatttacatttttacttgTGAACTTAAACATgagattattagaaaatattaatttctttgaaagttattgcaaattttttacaaactttaccttacatttttaatatatatatatacggttttataaaaattcgatttcgcaagaactatttaaccgatttcggtcaaattttgtattttgccatgtaaagttagatgctttaaaattatgtaaaaaattttatatctcacgatttaaaattttttcgactattgttaaataaaataataacaattagtaaatatttactcaaatttaatttttgcatggatttatctttggataaacaaattttataattgtgtgcaaaaaattttcaatttgatttaaaagttctcgagatatagcgaaatttgcacataatgaaattaatatcagGAAATCCAAACTTTGAgttgctctcctgaccaaattattgggaccatatttcccagattgctgctgGCCCCTCTATTTTAGGGATCAAAAATCTGAAGCcgtaaaaaaaaggtatgtttattcagagagagtacgttcttgtgtctgattttgtaacttagaaTATCGTCTGCACCAATTACTTAGTATATCTGAGGTCACACACACTCAAACCCTTGAGAAAgagtcctagaaagtgaagatctgatcattagatcaaaatttgtCCAAGAtggttcctttttattttttggactGTACAGTCGAACATGCTTATAATTAGTCCTGATTTAGCAAAGAAACTAGCAATACTTGGTTAGTACTTGGAGTATAGCCGGCGTGTAATGAGCAAAACACAGatttatttagcaatatttctgtaatttataaaatttctatttaattccagctagtttaaataaaatggttaatGAATGTTGCATCAATGTGCTAACTTCCATTGAACTTAttctaagaaaaacaaatcatagaacaactttaaaaaattttattgttcttttgaCACTAATGTTTTCACTTCCAAGATACCTAAACCAAAAGATATTGCAGCTGAAATTCAAGCTAAAACAAATGAAATCGATGATGATAAAGTAGGTTGTGTAGAATTCCAAGCTGGATCACCTCAGCATACGGCagtaaactttcaaattttttggaaagttttttcaaattttttggatttaatgGCAATGTTTTTTGGGCTatgagttttatttgaaaaataacagcaCAATACATAGATAATAAGTCAATATCAAAGCaaattaactagttttttttactgttcagaaataaaaagtaaataagtactatttttattatttttataagtatttatgaacttctataatttttcacaaaccTGTTTTTTATGAGTACAAATTTAAACGTAGCATACATAATACAGGGTGcctagcatttttaaaaagtgcttaaaggtgcttattttcaattttcgttttttaaaagctcttaaatgtgctatttttattggttgttttcaaaaagtgcttaattttccctttttgaaaatgagactATTTTTTCTATACCATATTGATTTTCGTCATGttttatgcaaaagcgtggttttcacGTTGtactattcaacgttttcacaaatcATTGAAACATAATGCATTTCGTCTTTCCATAGTATgggaaagcgccaatcattttacatgtttgatgaaatgctTGTGATTCCGCATGTGCatatactgagctggattcagtGGGAATTATTCTTGTACTCTCGTGTGCaattctgctgcattttgcaatgtattctcaatttcaggctttattttccaccctctgatattgaaccgaaaaatctcttgatcattttatggtagctaatataatcaagaaaagagttctttgtcaaaaactagttattttatcatgatcatgtaaaatttttgaaaattattttgcactttgttaatgtatatagtgcttaaaaatatttttaagttcttaaaaagtacttaaaaggtgcttattttttgttgaaagatttggctacgcaccctgtagtGTTTTTGTGCTTGTTATAAATTAGTTCAACTATATTTGtaataagttatgaaataaactattaaatttaggTTGTATTAATGGAGGAGCACAAATACAAGCAACTGGAGAAGAAACCAAAAAAGATTTGGTTGTGAGGATGGAGCAACTTTATCATTCCCTTTCCTCCATATCTCCTCTGGATGAAAGAAACAGACTGATTCCATATCTGTACAAAGAGTGGCTAGAAGAGGATAATCCCGAAAAAGTGAAGCAAATGTTATACACCCAATACCACTCTGTCAGCAAGATGAAcaatgctttatttataaaatggtagtcaataataaaactgttaatttgTTGGAtaatattcatgtttttaattttgaaaattaattttattgaaataaaataggtgatgtaaattttgaaattcttattgAAAATTGTTGCACTTGTCAGATATAAAATTGAGCCCTGTTGCTACTACTCATTTGGGAGAGGGGGTAGAAATTGAATACAgcattgtattatatatttcaataacaatttgtttttgtgacaaatattaagttttaaggaatcaaaacaataatgaatgaGAAGCAATCCTGAAAGTTTGAGAGAGGAACTTGCTAATCAAATATTACTTTCTATCATTAGTCTGGAAAGATATGCATTTTGctaatatataacaaataatttcatatttataatatccCTTAGTAAATGTTATAAAGCAGATATACCATAATTGAATTAGGTGATTTgtcaatatataaaattcaacaatattATGGGTATAATAATCATTATAGGGATATCACACAATGAAAATTATCACAATGAAACTGGCAAGTCAATTGTAAGCGCAATCGTATCCTCAACTTTCACAAACGATTGCTCAAAagaatttggaatattttctcGTGTGATATAGGAATCAAAGTGACCTGAAATATCAGCAACTGCTACTCACCATTGAGAAAAAATTGCCTATAATTAAGGGCAACACACACTTGGACCAATCAGATcgattctttctttctttgtgatgatgtaaataataaattgaaaatagtaaatacaaatgtaaataatcatGGCAACAACGGAGATGGAGAGGATGACCAGACAAAAATTTCATCGATGAAAACAGAGCAGTTTTAGTGTGcaaatataacatttctttttaaatttgagcattaaaaatactttatatgaTGAGATGGCCATCTCAATGCAGTTGATGTACCATAACAGTAACCTGCACATCATTTTAGTGGCGGTAAGTGCAGTTAACTATTTTCTAGTTAAATATTCTGTGAAAAGTATTTATTCGTTCTaaactagtaaaattaaaacttattttaatctgTTCCATTCAAAGTTTGATAACTTTCGATAGAGCCGACCAAACTGTGTTGGGATCAGGGAACtgaccttgcatcagaaaggttctgggttcgaattccggtcaaggcatggatgttctttcattttctgtactatctgtccttactgagggagcaacgttggcccacctaatatggtgcccctgaaagagtggccaacaaatctgccctgtaaatgcctgaattgacgaaatgttAACATAGGTgggcattgaaaataaaaattaaagaaacttttgatagaagtaatttttgtataaataataatttcctcaTGCAAGAagcttcatattaaaatattgtattgatttatttttaaattttaagctttctttttaatttttatttctgttgattGTAAAATCATGTGTTTGATTATTtgacaaaatgctttttttcttcgctaaataattattttattcttccctaagaatacttttagtttttaaaaaacgtttgaaaaagtaacaaattagAAAACTCAGAAATGATGTGTGTCAAACATTTACCTTACCTCCACAAAGGTACcccatttataataattatttaaaagttttaaatagcgGTAGTAATCTAATACGTAagaagtgatttaaaaaataaaaatacaaataccaCAATCccattcctttttattttcttatcttttttttcttttctttttttttacattcatgcCCTCTTTGTTTCTGTGTATTATGAtttacataactttttattcaaagttaacatacatttaacaattaattaattacttttctagAATTTGATCAAATATATAAGTTtactttactaatttttcaatatagtttcattttcaatagagcaaaaaaatgtttcaaaaaatgatttgtttGTAGTAATTATTCCATACTTCATTAGTGTATCGAATAATCctggtattttaatttaaatatttattaaaggtttaatttttaatcttgaaattccaaattttatctttgatagAAGATATATTTCAAGATGATAACTTAGAACATGTAGCATTCTGCCAAATGACAGTTAGTAAATGCTGCAAAACATATAACGTGAATAAATTAGCGAAGCtatcttcaaataaattacCTCCTTGACAGACTCCTTTCtctgaaaaacaaaaggaaacttTTGCgtacaatgcacaaaaaaagaagaaaaaaacttcacgtcctaggactcaaacttaatggttcgaggaggtgacctcaagtatgctaattaattagtgttaaCGCAAAAACATAGTttcctgaataaacatatttttttcaacagattcggatttctgatcattaaaattaagtttgtactccataagattaattttgctttttgcgtatttcgccatatttcgagaactttttcagcaaatttttaaaaaaatacacgttattattaaattcgtttaaCCAACGATAATTCCTatgcaaaaaatcaattttagttactttttttaagaatagttgagaaaaattttttgaattgtaaggtacacaattttttacttaattttaaaatatgtaattttgcatcggaaagtacaaaatttgtgcGAATTCGGTcgaataatcaaattttgagaaattaaattttagaaaagatgtatatttaaaaaaaatttttggcacACTGTACACAGGCATGTGTATTGAATGTGCGCACATAAATACATATCTACATGGTACATAAGTGCAAACGTATTCAATGCACGAAATACGTACATTAtgtgttcaaaaaaaatatgaaaatgtaaatgaaagtCGACTAGTTTTGAGCACTCAAAAATTCACGTTAAGACTCATTACCGTCTAGCGAGCCCTGAGAATGGCAACGTTTGAAGCTATTAGTGCGCTCATAAGCAAGGgcggatccagaaatttttccttGGGGGGGAGTCATAAACTCTGATCACCCCccacaataaatgtttttttataaaaaaaaaaaaacaaatatttaattatttttttcgaaaaaaaaattggggtttttaatgctagtcttctcatttatttttttcataatgaacattacataaataattcaagtattcaacatctttaaataataaatgtaatgcgcTTTGACAAATCTTGgctttggaaagaaaaaaaagacgatTTTTCGGACCTACCTAGATGTATATGctaccttaaataatttttaaaatattttatttcttttgtaaactgttaaaaaaaatttttttttttcgatttggGGTGGGGGTCATAGGGGTCGTGCCCCCCCCGCTGGATCCGCCATTGCTCATTAGTCTAAAGGACGCATTTTGACTAAAGGAACACAGTTGATAAGTCCCTTTTCAATTAAGGTAttcaaacaaacatttaaagcagaaaaaagtaataaagagcaataaaataaaagacgtGTGTTTGTAAGACAGCACTTCTTCAGGTGACACACTGCCTGCAAACACGCAGGAACCTTTCCGTTGTCAGTGGAAAAACCAAAACTGAGAGTGCCCCAAGGCCCCATTATGGATAGACAAATAAGCGAAATACATTACAAGAATTGAAAAACACAGAGAAATAATGAACCAGCAAACActacttaaaaatgaaacgcctgcttagaaatataaatatagttacaGTTAGATTAACCAAATCAAAACAGTTTTGGTTTTTCCactgacaacagaaaggctcctgtgtgttcCTAGGTAGTGTGTCCCCTGAAGAAGTGCTGTCTTACAAACACAcatatctttcattttattactttttcctgctttaaatgtttgtttgaatatctaaattaaaataaagcaaatttggtTTTAACTGCTTTAGGctcttttccattttgatttaatgttctaattgttaatttactttttctgtttttgtaaaTTGGATTAATTCTCTGACTAGGTCCCTTTTCAagtatatgataaatttattgatgCGCAATTCAAGAATAAAGGGTTCAAACTTTCGACCTCTTTGCCAATTAAATTATTGgaatgaattcttttttcagACTTCTGCAAGCTctccttcattaaaaaattaaagttcgaATGCGGATGGGGGAAGAAAAGATTCCTGTCTAGCCGATttcgattttgtatttttaaagtagtatctgcactattattgtttttattaaaggtCGTGAAAATATGTTCATTAGTTGAAGAGTTATTAAAATGCTCCGTTTTACTACCCGTTtgtaaaatcgatttttatacaaattaattgcACTCAAGCAGTTAAAAATCTtcgaaaaat
The nucleotide sequence above comes from Parasteatoda tepidariorum isolate YZ-2023 chromosome 6, CAS_Ptep_4.0, whole genome shotgun sequence. Encoded proteins:
- the LOC107450018 gene encoding cytosolic Fe-S cluster assembly factor narfl — protein: MFSGALQLTDLNDFITPSQECVKPIQMVKKGGKASSVVISDDGDFFETKENDVQEKLEKAKITLNDCLACSGCITSAESVLITEQSQEEFFKILEQNKLFEEAKDYDKVKTIVVSIAPQSRVSIAAKYKLDVKTAGEKLTTFFHNLGAKYVFDTTLARDFSLIETQKEFLNRYKLKDSGGVLPMLSSACPGWVCYAEKAHGEYILPYISLVKSPQQVMGSLIKNYLANKIHVKPNQIYHMSIMPCFDKKLEASRNDFFNEIYNTRDVDCVITPVEVEAMLETTKVNLNELLADNIDQINSENPFESGGLYTHPGSTSGGYCEHIFINAVKELFGESVSHLEFKVLRNQDLKEVVYEKDGKTLLRFAIANGFRNIQNIVQKLKRGKSPYHFVEIMACPSGCINGGAQIQATGEETKKDLVVRMEQLYHSLSSISPLDERNRLIPYLYKEWLEEDNPEKVKQMLYTQYHSVSKMNNALFIKW